A stretch of Ursus arctos isolate Adak ecotype North America unplaced genomic scaffold, UrsArc2.0 scaffold_4, whole genome shotgun sequence DNA encodes these proteins:
- the LOC125281848 gene encoding olfactory receptor 11G2-like codes for MKISNTPNTSSTITGFILLGFPCPREGQILLFLLFSLLYLLTLTGNASIICAVRWDQRLHTPMYILLANFSFLEIWYVTSTVPNMLANFLSDTKVISFSGCFLQFYFFFSLGSTECFFLAIMAFDRYLAICRPLHYPTIMTGRLCTNLVVSCWILGFLWFPVPIIVISQMSFCGSRIIDHFLCDPGPLLALTCARASVMEFFWMILSSLLLFIPFLCIMVSYALVLRAVLRVPSAGGRRKAFSTCGSHLAVVSLFYGSVMVMYLSPTSEHESGMQKLVTLFYSVGTPLINPVIYGLRNKDMKHALQKFLGI; via the coding sequence ATGAAAATCTCCAACACCCCCAACACCTCCAGCACCATCACTGGCTTCATCCTCCTGGGCTTCCCTTGCCCCAGGGAAGGGCAGATCCtcctctttctgctcttctcccttctctaccTCCTGACCCTCACGGGCAATGCATCTATCATCTGTGCTGTGCGCTGGGATCAGAGACTCCACACTCCCATGTACATCTTGCTCGCCAACTTCTCCTTCCTAGAGATCTGGTATGTCACCTCCACGGTCCCCAACATGTTGGCCAACTTCCTCTCTGATACCAAGGTCATCTCCTTCTCTGGGTGCTTTCTCCAGttctactttttcttctccttgggTTCTACAGAATGCTTTTTCTTGGCTATTATGGCATTTGATCGGTACCTTGCCATCTGCCGGCCTCTACATTATCCAACCATTATGACAGGACGTCTCTGCACCAATCTTGTGGTCAGTTGCTGGATACTTGGATTCCTCTGGTTCCCAGTCCCTATCATTGTTATTTCTCAAATGTCCTTCTGTGGATCCAGGATCATTGACCACTTCTTGTGTGATCCAGGTCCCCTATTAGCACTCACCTGTGCCAGAGCCTCAGTAATGGAGTTTTTTTGGATGATATTAAGTTCCTTGctcttatttattcctttcctCTGCATCATGGTGTCCTATGCTCTGGTCCTGAGAGCTGTGTTGAGGGTGCCTTCAGCAGGTGGACGAAGAAAAGCTTTCTCCACCTGTGGGTCCCATCTGGCTGTGGTTTCATTGTTCTATGGCTCAGTGATGGTCATGTATCTGAGCCCAACATCTGAACATGAATCTGGGATGCAGAAGCTTGTGACCCTGTTCTATTCTGTAGGAACCCCACTCATTAACCCAGTGATCTATGGTCTGAGGAACAAAGATATGAAACATGCCCTGCAGAAATTTCtaggaatataa
- the LOC125281849 gene encoding olfactory receptor 11G2-like, which produces MKISNTPNTSSTITGFILLGFPCPREGQILLFLLFSLLYLLTLTGNASIICAVRWDQRLHTPMYILLANFSFLEIWYVTSTVPNMLANFLSDTKVISFSGCFLQFYFFFSLGSTECFFLAIMAFDRYLAICRPLHYPTIMTGRLCTNLVVSCWILGFFWFLIPIIIISQMSFCGSRVIDHFLCDPGPLLALTCKKAPVVEHVFSTLSPLPLVIPFLLIMVSYALVLRAVLKVPSAAGKRKAFSTCGSHLAVVPLFYGSVLVMYGSPTSEHEAGTQKIVTLFYSVVTPLLNPVIYSLRNKDMKNALQKLLGM; this is translated from the coding sequence ATGAAAATCTCCAACACCCCCAACACCTCCAGCACCATCACTGGCTTCATCCTCCTGGGCTTCCCTTGCCCCAGGGAAGGGCAGATCCtcctctttctgctcttctcccttctctaccTCCTGACCCTCACGGGCAATGCATCTATCATCTGTGCTGTGCGCTGGGATCAGAGACTCCACACTCCCATGTACATCTTGCTCGCCAACTTCTCCTTCCTAGAGATCTGGTATGTCACCTCCACTGTCCCCAACATGTTGGCCAACTTCCTCTCTGACACCAAGGTCATCTCCTTCTCTGGATGTTTTCTCCAGttctactttttcttctccttgggTTCTACAGAATGTTTTTTCTTGGCTATTATGGCATTTGATCGGTACCTTGCCATCTGCCGGCCTCTACATTATCCAACCATTATGACAGGACGTCTCTGCACCAATCTTGTGGTCAGTTGCTGGATACTTGGTTTCTTCTGGTTCTTGAttcccatcatcatcatctcccaAATGTCCTTCTGTGGATCCAGGGTCATTGACCACTTCCTGTGTGATCCGGGTCCTCTTCTAGCACTCACTTGCAAAAAAGCTCCTGTAGTAGAGCATGTCTTCTCCACTTTAAGTCCTCTGCCCCTCGTCATTCCCTTTCTATTAATCATGGTGTCTTATGCTCTGGTCCTAAGAGCAGTACTCAAAGTCCCTTCAGCAGCTGGGAAAAGAAAGGCTTTCTCCACCTGTGGGTCTCATCTGGCCGTGGTTCCACTGTTCTATGGCTCAGTACTTGTTATGTATGGGAGCCCAACATCTGAGCATGAAGCTGGAACACAAAAGATTGTGACTCTGTTCTATTCTGTTGTGACCCCACTCCTTAATCCTGTGATATACAGTCTTAGGAACAAAGATATGAAAAATGCACTGCAGAAACTTCTGGGCATGTAA